The Campylobacter hyointestinalis subsp. hyointestinalis nucleotide sequence CCTTTAAGATCTAAGCGGTAGAGGTAAAACTGGATGTAGCCATGAAGTTCCCATTGTTCTTACTGGCTGACCGCCACCGTTGATGCATCCTCCTGGACAATTCATCACTTCAACAAAATGATATCTATTTTTATCGCTTATTAACTCTTTTGCTATTTTATCGATATTTTTAGACGCTCCATTTACAACTGCGATTTTTACTTCTATAACCTTACCGCCGTAATCTTTAAGAGGAATGGGAATAATAGCTTCTGTTATATCATTGTCGTATCCGCGTACCAAAGTTAAATTTGGATCCTTTAACTCTTGACCACTTAGTATAAAATAAGCAGTTCTAAGTGCCGCTTCCATAACTCCTCCGCTACTTCCAAAAATAGTTGCCGCACCGGTATAGACGTTTGCAACTTCATTTGCGTAATCATCGCTCATCTCAAGCGGATTTATACCTTTTTTGCGAAATATATTTGCTATATCCCTAACTGTTAAACAAGCATCTACGTCCGGAAAAGACGCAGTGTCAGTTGGTAATTCTCCGCTATCCATTAGATATTTCCATGCTGAGTTAAACTCTGGTCTGCTTGCTTCAAAAATCTTAGCAGTACAAGGAGTAACCGATACCATATAAATTTTTCTTGGATCTACGTTCCATACGAATTTAGAAGCCCAAGCTTTTGCTAGCGATCCGCCCATTTGAATCGGAGACTTTGCACCTGAGATATGCGGTAAAAGTTCGGGATGAAAAATTTCAGCATTTCTAATCCACGCTGGACAGCAGCTAGTAAAATGCGGAAACGGATGTCCTGCCATATGTTCTAAATCATTAGCTCTCTCTTCCAAAAGCCAGTATTTGACTTTTTTTATAAATTCGGTTCCTTCTTCTAGTATAGTTTGATCGGCTGCAAAATTTACATCATACATATGAAATCCGGCTTTAACAAGAGCGTTATACATCTTATTTATCGTTAAAGTTCCGGGCTCTGCACCGAATTCTTCGGCTAAAGCAACACGCGTAGCTGGTGATGGGTGCGCTACTACAAACAGATCTTGATTATCGAGTTTTTCTAAAACTTCATCCACAAAACTCATTTGTTCGATTGCGCCAAACGGACAATTTACGAGGCATTGACCACAGGCTACGCATTTGTTGTTATCGATCGCGTGGGCAACACCTAGTGAGCCGTCGATCGCATCTGTTGGACAAAATGAAGAGCAAGTATCACAGCCAACGCAATTTTTTTGGTTGATTTTGATGATACCTCGAAGTTCGCCTTTTCTATAAGTGCCTTCAAATTCCTCACCGCTTCCCCTAGCATTTGGCGGCGGAGCAAATGTTTTGATGCTTGATACTGAATCACTCATTAAAGTTCTCCTTGATAATATTAATTTAGTAAAATTATTACTATTTTTGAAATTGTATAATTTTATATTTTCAATATCCGTTAAAAATGTATATTAATGTATATTATTAATATTTTATTAATATACATTAGCTTAATATTAAATTATAGTTTATTTGATACTTATCAAAAAATTTAAAAACAAGTAAAAAGATATCATAAGTAAAATTTATGTACAATGACAATTTTAAAGTTTCGAAAGGGAAAAATGGATAGTTTAGAACGAGCAAGATGTCAAAAAATGGCTGATGATATAGCCGATGTTATAGGACTTACACCTATGGTTTATAAGGCGTTTTGTAGTACTCCACGCACCACATTCGTTCCAGTTTCTATAAATGCTTTTAAGCTAGATGCTCATCCAATAGGGGGCAATCAATGGATCAGTTCGCCATTAACAGTAGCTAAAATGACGCTTGCTTTGGAGGCTGAAAATTGCGATAATATACTTGAGATCGGTTGTGGAAGCGGATATCAAGCTGCGATCTTGAGTAAGATAGCTCATAGAATTTTTAGTGTTGAACGTATAGAAAAACTGGCACTTGCGGCAAAAGCTACTATTAAAAAATTAAATTTAAATAATGTAAATATAAGATACGACGACGGTAATGCCGGTTGGAGCTCGTACGCTCCTTATGATAGAATTTTGCTTAGTTGTGCTTGCGATGAGGTGCCAAGTAAACTTTTTAATCAGCTAAAAGACGGCGGAATTTTAGTAGCTCCCGTAAAAAACGGACAAAAACAATCGATAACTAAATTCATCAAAAATGCTTTAAATATAGATAAGATAATACTTGAAGAGTGTGAATTCGTTCCACTTTTAAGTGGTAGAGAATAGATACTTCTTTTTTTTGTTTATATTTTCCTGATATAATCGCAAATATCAAACGTTTAAGGAGATTGTCATGTTTGAGCTTAGAAAATTACCATTTGATCCAAAAAACAACGGTGTTATCAGTGAAGAAACCTGTAACTTTCATTATGGCAAGCATCATCAAGCTTACATAAATAACCTAAACAACCTTATAAAAAATACCAAATTTGAAAATGAGAGCCTATTTGATATTATCACTATGTCTGATGATGGTATTTTCAATAATGCGGCTCAAATTTACAACCACGATTTTTACTGGGATTGTATAGCCGTAAAAAGCGGTATAAGTAGTGAGCTGCAAGCAGACCTGCAAACAAATTTTAGTGATTTTAGATCAGAATTTATCAAAAATGCCACTACTCTTTTTGGTTCTGGTTGGACGTGGTTAGTCTATGATCCAAGCAATGAGAAACTATCTATAAAAAATACTAGCAACGCTTCAAATCCTATAACATACGGCTTAGTTCCACTTTTAGTTGTTGATGTTTGGGAACACGCTTATTATATAGATGTAAAAAATGCAAGAGCAGCTTATCTTGAAAAATTTTATGAAAATATCAATTGGAAGTTTGTAAGCGATGCTTATGAATGGGCAAAAAAAGAAGGACTAAATTCCGTTAGATTTTATATGGATGAGATATATAAAAGAAGTGGATGTTGCGGAGATCACTGTCAGGCTTGATATTTAAATTTAGCTTTATTTAGCTAAATTTATCCACTAAATTTTATATAAATTTAGTGGATTATCCAAATTTATATTTTTTGAATTTAGTCTTAAATTTATTTTTTATTCCTTTTTTTAAGGAAAAAAAATCCGAAAAATCCGAAAAAATCTTCATAAAATTTGATTTCATATATAGTTTTAGATATAATACGCGTCTTTTGATGAAAAGGCAAGTCCTACTTGTAAGCTGATTTTAACCCAAATTAAAGCCTATGCAAGTTTTACTATATCAAAAGGTCACGTGTCGTGACAAGTTATTTTTAAAGGAAAAAACATGGAAAGAATTAGGCTTAAGCTAAAAGCTTATGACCATAGAGTTCTAGACCGTACAGTTGCAGCTATCGTAGAAGCTGTTAAAAGAACTGGAGCTGACGTAAGAGGTCCAGTACCAATGCCTACAAAGATCAAGCGCTACACAGTGTTAAAATCTCCACACGTAAATAAAGATTCTCGTGAGCAATTTGAGATGAGAATTCACGCTCGTATGCTAGATATCGTAGCAGCTACTCCAGATACAGTTGATAGCTTAACAAAACTTGACTTAGCTCCAGAAGTTAATGTCGAAGTTCGTGCTATGGGCAAGTAAGAGTAAAAGGAAGAAATGATGGAATATATCGTAGAAAAAATAGGTATGAGTAGAACTATCTCAAACCCAAGTACTCCTGTTACGCTACTTAAACTACTACCTGCAAAGGTTTGCGAACTTGGTGATAACAACAAAGCTATCGTAGCTTATGCTTATACAAAAGCAGATAACAAAGCTATAAAAGGTCAACAAAAAAAATACGGACTAAGCAGCGAATTTAACTCATTTGCTACTTTAAGCGTTTCAAATAGCGAAGTCGGCGATTTGGACGTAAATCCGCTAAATGAAGCAAAAGTGCTAAAAGTAAGCTTTAATACCAAAGGTAGAGGCTTCCAAGGTGTTATAAAAAGACACGGTTTTGCAGGTGGTCCAGCAAG carries:
- a CDS encoding [Fe-Fe] hydrogenase large subunit C-terminal domain-containing protein, translated to MSDSVSSIKTFAPPPNARGSGEEFEGTYRKGELRGIIKINQKNCVGCDTCSSFCPTDAIDGSLGVAHAIDNNKCVACGQCLVNCPFGAIEQMSFVDEVLEKLDNQDLFVVAHPSPATRVALAEEFGAEPGTLTINKMYNALVKAGFHMYDVNFAADQTILEEGTEFIKKVKYWLLEERANDLEHMAGHPFPHFTSCCPAWIRNAEIFHPELLPHISGAKSPIQMGGSLAKAWASKFVWNVDPRKIYMVSVTPCTAKIFEASRPEFNSAWKYLMDSGELPTDTASFPDVDACLTVRDIANIFRKKGINPLEMSDDYANEVANVYTGAATIFGSSGGVMEAALRTAYFILSGQELKDPNLTLVRGYDNDITEAIIPIPLKDYGGKVIEVKIAVVNGASKNIDKIAKELISDKNRYHFVEVMNCPGGCINGGGQPVRTMGTSWLHPVLPLPLRS
- a CDS encoding protein-L-isoaspartate(D-aspartate) O-methyltransferase, whose protein sequence is MDSLERARCQKMADDIADVIGLTPMVYKAFCSTPRTTFVPVSINAFKLDAHPIGGNQWISSPLTVAKMTLALEAENCDNILEIGCGSGYQAAILSKIAHRIFSVERIEKLALAAKATIKKLNLNNVNIRYDDGNAGWSSYAPYDRILLSCACDEVPSKLFNQLKDGGILVAPVKNGQKQSITKFIKNALNIDKIILEECEFVPLLSGRE
- a CDS encoding superoxide dismutase gives rise to the protein MFELRKLPFDPKNNGVISEETCNFHYGKHHQAYINNLNNLIKNTKFENESLFDIITMSDDGIFNNAAQIYNHDFYWDCIAVKSGISSELQADLQTNFSDFRSEFIKNATTLFGSGWTWLVYDPSNEKLSIKNTSNASNPITYGLVPLLVVDVWEHAYYIDVKNARAAYLEKFYENINWKFVSDAYEWAKKEGLNSVRFYMDEIYKRSGCCGDHCQA
- the rpsJ gene encoding 30S ribosomal protein S10; its protein translation is MERIRLKLKAYDHRVLDRTVAAIVEAVKRTGADVRGPVPMPTKIKRYTVLKSPHVNKDSREQFEMRIHARMLDIVAATPDTVDSLTKLDLAPEVNVEVRAMGK
- the rplC gene encoding 50S ribosomal protein L3, with the protein product MEYIVEKIGMSRTISNPSTPVTLLKLLPAKVCELGDNNKAIVAYAYTKADNKAIKGQQKKYGLSSEFNSFATLSVSNSEVGDLDVNPLNEAKVLKVSFNTKGRGFQGVIKRHGFAGGPASHGSRFHRRPGSIGNCEWPGRVQPGRKMAGHYGNVKTTVKNEVVSFDAANGILVLKGSVPGFNGAMGRVRIVK